In one window of Musa acuminata AAA Group cultivar baxijiao chromosome BXJ3-2, Cavendish_Baxijiao_AAA, whole genome shotgun sequence DNA:
- the LOC135585865 gene encoding SCAR-like protein 2 isoform X2 codes for MRSFTRGVNPIRTIPRRSWMASRSRGSSGYCGSWATLRNVFHDLHEQVTATAARGRKISTRIQNIEFALPFVEKAVKGQRSHIHFAYVAGSKWHARLQDEKSQLVPSELPYFMIESYEECREPPQLYLLDKFDHHGTGACLKRYSDPSYFRRAWAASETEKAEGLQREKVQKIQRKGSQPRIGEVQREAYISCKNSSTRFASPSIDGQSFTTEDASVHDAGLNSEFSSRSPSFGSRVREQTLDVNNSAVPGGLKDNEVSESEILCNHSDLNANGSHDISKGRLGDSSNQGSLHRSSAVRSYSVTWDEKTEIVKPRNSVSCDVTLINPVQDSESLQVDSEPQNQNHTKAGAFSQADILLDTGKVRVSLSGANCMDEVTSEAENHADARNTLESDAEKEVECQTKWEVNPPCDFGSQGMQPGNIRKQDRAAPNPSMVKLPNASQSSLKQDSSLMFMVLKPSGSSGHMPPPQETVDSSPNHEYSFGNNIHDNSEGKIDEGNRNSHLPESDIADSQIMMADKSRPKTSVACAPSIQLWANGGLFGVGASKPLFLGVMNNSSVDVTSGYRNCSSNLPNNILKTSKRINGSSTTSDAIFSFSESISRASKSAQKIDGESPVSRSLVQSNSSVNRFPARTNDLVQLNDSSKYPSSCHRNQQYDKDVKQKSQVPARSLSLGVCDMGRENHSIVTNVSSNRPVTTKNSAVVDGVPLSVVYKTKSQYHAYNQSTKGISSGFSEPGQRFLANSLETKGSIANTDGSVPSGDKRKSEDISRLNNRMKAPSEAASLAFFGQGIKKQFDGESLERSTSSTSYLPEQSSPPLEHMKISFQPMNGLETSKMKLKVLNGSLPETSEDSIFPAFQLIQGPVDSSPDNGSESDDDTFCISCPSSEDLFSPLTDANSELWDKDERSECEDHELCDVSPRISMLNASFSGYMKLEKVNQSMMDLESGLGRYGVGNTEGTFQDVATLKLPVRGSAVSLGNQQRRHDSSSDEPASVQMKTNGHLPPPPPLPPMKWRISKPSITSGGDEAANFTDNTNYLNGLQTPTSFSPHQQDQSAPRQPCDSDLMMSYSNKTQDQQKPNKQKNLREGASNKEVDLWGELLCQIRNKSYNLRCTSMSKISLQPQATSM; via the exons atgtcttccatgacttgcaTGAACAAGTAACAGCTACAGCTGCAAGAGGGCGTAAAATATCTACAAGAATACAGAATATAGAATTTGCACTTCCATTCGTTGAGAAGGCTGTTAAAGGACAGAGAAGCCATATACATTTTGCATATGTTGCAG GTTCCAAATGGCATGCCCGTCTTCAAGATGAGAAAAGCCAACTTGTGCCCAGTGAGTTGCCATATTTTATGATTGAATCGTATGAAGAATGTCGTGAGCCACCACAGTTGTACTTGCTTGACAA ATTTGATCATCATGGTACTGGAGCTTGTCTGAAGAGATATTCAGATCCATCGTATTTTAGGAGGGCATGGGCTGCATCAGAAACAGAAAAAGCTGAAGGTCTACAAAGAGAAAAAGTTCAGAAAATCCAG AGGAAAGGATCACAACCTAGAATTGGAGAAGTTCAACGTGAAGCCTACATATCCTGCAAAAATAGCAG CACAAGGTTTGCATCCCCCAGCATTGATGGGCAAAGCTTTACAACTGAGGATGCATCAGTACATGATGCAGGACTAAATTCTGAATTTTCTAGTAGATCTCCATCTTTTGGTTCCAGGGTCAGGGAACAAACATTAGATGTAAATAATTCAGCAGTGCCTGGTGGGTTGAAAGACAATGAAGTGTCAGAATCTGAGATTCTGTGCAATCATAGTGATCTGAATGCAAATGGTTCACATGACATTTCAAAAGGGAGATTGGGTGATAGTTCTAATCAAGGTTCACTGCATAGGTCTAGTGCTGTCAGATCATATTCTGttacatgggatgaaaaaactgaaATAGTTAAACCTAGGAATTCTGTGTCATGTGATGTCACTCTTATTAATCCAGTTCAAGATTCAGAGTCTCTGCAAGTGGACTCTGAACCACAAAATCAGAACCATACTAAAGCTGGAGCATTCAGTCAAGCAGACATCTTGCTGGATACTGGTAAAGTACGGGTATCATTATCTGGTGCAAACTGCATGGATGAAGTCACTAGTGAAGCAGAAAACCATGCGGATGCACGCAATACCTTGGAGTCTGATGCGGAGAAAGAAGTTGAGTGCCAAACAAAATGGGAAGTGAATCCACCATGTGACTTTGGTTCTCAAGGAATGCAACCCGGAAATATAAGGAAACAGGACAGAGCTGCACCGAACCCTTCTATGGTCAAACTTCCTAATGCATCACAAAGTTCTTTGAAGCAAGATTCATCTTTAATGTTTATGGTATTAAAGCCTTCAGGCAGCTCAGGTCATATGCCGCCTCCTCAAGAAACTGTTGACTCTTCTCCAAATCATGAGTATTCCTTTGGAAATAATATTCATGATAATTCAGAAGGGAAAATTGATGAAGGCAACAGAAACAGTCACTTACCTGAGTCAGACATTGCTGATTCACAAATTATGATGGCAGACAAAAGTAGACCCAAGACATCTGTAGCTTGTGCACCTTCCATCCAACTTTGGGCAAATGGTGGTCTTTTTGGAGTTGGGGCTTCAAAACCTTTGTTTCTTGGGGTGATGAATAATTCTAGTGTAGATGTTACATCTGGTTATAGGAATTGCTCATCTAATTTACCAAATAACATTTTGAAGACTTCGAAGCGCATTAATGGATCATCGACCACATCAGATGCAATATTTTCATTCAGTGAATCTATATCAAGAGCTTCCAAATCTGCGCAGAAAATTGATGGAGAATCTCCTGTTTCAAGGTCCTTGGTCCAGAGCAATTCAAGTGTTAATCGGTTTCCAGCCAGAACTAATGATTTAGTTCAATTGAATGATTCCTCCAAATATCCTTCATCTTGCCATAGGAATCAACAATATGACAAGGATGTCAAGCAGAAGTCACAAGTCCCTGCACGATCCCTTTCATTAGGAGTATGTGATATGGGTCGAGAAAATCACTCAATTGTCACCAATGTAAGCTCCAACAGACCTGTTACAACCAAAAACAGTGCTGTTGTAGATGGTGTTCCTTTGTCTGTTGTCTATAAAACTAAGTCACAGTATCATGCATATAACCAAAGTACAAAGGGTATCTCATCAGGTTTTTCTGAACCTGGACAAAGGTTTCTTGCGAACTCACTTGAAACAAAGGGATCAATTGCCAATACTGATGGTTCTGTACCTTCTGGCGATAAAAGGAAATCAGAGGATATTTCACGCCTAAATAACCGCATGAAAGCACCAAGTGAAGCAGCTTCTCTGGCATTCTTTGGACAGGGCATCAAAAAGCAGTTTGATGGTGAGTCTTTGGAAAGGTCAACCTCTTCAACTTCATATTTACCGGAACAGTCTTCTCCACCTCTTGAACATATGAAAATCTCTTTTCAGCCTATGAATGGCCTGGAAACCTCCAAAATGAAACTTAAAGTTCTCAATGGCAGTCTCCCCGAGACCAGTGAGGACTCCATCTTTCCAGCATTTCAATTGATTCAGGGCCCAGTTGATTCATCACCAGATAATGGTTCAGAGTCAGATGACGATACATTTTGTATATCATGTCCTTCCTCAGAGGATCTCTTTAGCCCTCTCACAGACGCTAATTCTGAGCTGTGGGATAAAGATGAGAGAAGTGAATGTGAAGACCATGAGTTATGTGATGTCTCACCTAGAATTTCAATGTTGAATGCCTCTTTTTCTGGCTATATGAAATTAGAGAAAGTGAACCAATCCATGATGGATTTGGAAAGTGGATTGGGTCGTTATGGTGTTGGGAACACTGAAGGTACATTTCAAGATGTAGCAACTTTGAAGCTTCCTGTTCGAGGTTCTGCTGTATCCTTAGGGAATCAACAAAGAAGGCATGATTCTTCATCAGATGAACCAGCAAGTGTTCAGATGAAAACAAATGGCCATCTGCCACCACCTCCACCACTTCCTCCAATGAAGTGGAGGATATCAAAGCCATCAATTACTTCAGGAGGAGATGAGGCTGCTAACTTCACTGACAACACCAATTATCTAAATGGTCTACAAACTCCTACATCTTTTTCTCCTCATCAACAAGATCAGAGTGCACCAAGACAACCATGTGATTCTGACCTGATGATGTCATACTCTAACAAAACA CAAGATCAGCAGAAGCCAAATAAGCAGAAAAATCTGAGAGAAGGTGCCAGTAACAAAGAAGTCGACTTATGGGGAGAATTGCTTTGTCAAATCAGGAACAAG TCATATAATCTGAGATGTACTTCAATGTCAAAGATAAGTCTTCAACCACAGGCTACATCAATGTAA
- the LOC135630795 gene encoding glutamate receptor 2.7-like, translated as MRASLLSFLFFCSSLYCAKAASVYIGALVNTESRVGREKKVAIEIAARHYNSSSSSLLLSVREFSSSADPLEIYTKAQDLMNWGAEAIIGAGTWPEVAVLARLGSTARIPVISLATTPTPLSPMPFLVRMSYPNSGEARCLSDVVRSYNWRRVIVLYEDDSYGSISGVLPLLSDALRAGGSRVDHHIAFPPWHTVSDDDAADTVRQKLKHVPPQLSKVFIVLRSSPELAVHLFKEAKLLGMMAKGHVWIVNDDITALLDSTDLSSSFISSYMQGVIGISTYVNTTTSFFHDFSSEFQQRFDQEYGTKGKQPGMHAVRAYDAVHVLAHAAAERAENRSSIALLEGVLLGNFSGLSGSISFTREGSLPEDGRRNSAFRVLNVVGRSYRELGFWSEGYGFFEEETEMGHGRPVVDVLRPVFWPGGAERTPGGWGMLRIGVPNHTTFDQFVKVEYDDSTGKVKGVTGFCIDVFREILKHLSYDLYYEFIPFAGSYDDLVNRVPLQVIDAAVGDITILAKRAMDVSFTEPILSSSLAMMVPLRPNHTPWMLIKPFTRDVWFLILATLIYTAGVLWYLERDSNPEFHGTWCVQLGAALWLIFSTIFFAHGRIHSYYTKTVMVVWLLVVFILTSSFTANLSSILVTEKLGAVPPGSRVGYDGSAFLLKYVKDVLGYKERNIEWIRSPEAFSEAFKSNKISAAYLETPYIRVFLSRYKDFTVSGETHRLGGFGFVFPKDSPLAADFSQVILQLAENGALNNLEKKWFSVALSSSPTPDNDRKKESLSLDSFWALFLFTGCTSTIILLVFSAHSFLLTRARAAAAVSFEPLRQSFKKVWTATAKLNEKREF; from the exons ATGCGTGCTTCTCTCCTCTCGTTCCTCTTCTTCTGCTCCTCTCTCTATTGCGCCAAAGCAGCTAGCGTTTACATTGGTGCGCTGGTAAACACCGAGTCTCGCGTCGGGAGAGAGAAGAAGGTGGCAATTGAGATTGCAGCCCGACACTACAACTCTTCTTCTTCATCGCTTCTTCTAAGTGTCAGAGAGTTTAGCAGCAGCGCCGACCCCCTCGAAATATACACGAAAG CTCAAGATCTCATGAACTGGGGAGCAGAAGCAATCATCGGTGCGGGGACATGGCCGGAGGTCGCGGTCTTGGCAAGACTTGGCAGCACTGCAAGAATTCCAGTAATCTCTCTCGCCACGACACCAACCCCCTTGTCACCGATGCCTTTCTTGGTTCGGATGTCGTATCCGAACTCCGGCGAGGCGCGCTGCCTCTCTGACGTCGTGAGATCATACAACTGGAGGAGAGTCATAGTACTGTACGAAGATGATAGCTATGGCAGCATATCTGGAGTCCTCCCTCTCCTTTCTGATGCGCTTCGAGCCGGTGGTTCTCGGGTCGACCACCATATAGCATTCCCACCATGGCACACGGTCTCCGATGACGACGCAGCGGACACAGTTCGCCAGAAGCTGAAGCACGTCCCTCCACAGCTATCGAAGGTGTTCATCGTCCTGCGATCCTCACCAGAGCTGGCCGTCCATCTGTTCAAGGAGGCAAAGCTGCTGGGGATGATGGCAAAGGGTCACGTATGGATTGTGAATGACGACATCACCGCCCTCCTCGACTCCACCGATCTcagctcctccttcatctcttcttACATGCAAGGTGTGATAGGAATCAGTACCTACGTCAACACGACCACCAGCTTCTTCCACGACTTCTCTTCGGAATTCCAGCAAAGATTCGACCAAGAGTACGGAACAAAGGGTAAGCAACCGGGGATGCATGCGGTCCGAGCGTACGACGCGGTGCATGTTCTGGCTCATGCGGCAGCAGAAAGGGCCGAGAACAGAAGCAGCATCGCGTTGTTGGAAGGTGTCCTACTGGGCAATTTTTCTGGGTTGAGTGGCTCCATAAGCTTCACAAGAGAGGGGAGCTTGCCTGAGGACGGGAGACGAAACTCGGCTTTCCGTGTCCTAAACGTAGTAGGAAGGAGTTACAGGGAGCTAGGGTTTTGGTCAGAGGGATATGGTTTCTTCGAGGAGGAGACGGAGATGGGGCATGGGAGGCCGGTGGTGGATGTCCTGCGTCCGGTGTTCTGGCCAGGAGGCGCGGAGAGGACCCCAGGTGGGTGGGGCATGCTAAGGATCGGAGTACCCAATCACACGACCTTCGATCAATTCGTGAAGGTGGAATACGATGACAGTACTGGGAAGGTGAAGGGGGTAACCGGATTCTGCATTGACGTCTTTCGGGAGATTCTGAAACACTTGAGCTATGATCTGTATTACGAGTTCATACCTTTCGCTGGCTCCTACGATGATCTCGTGAATCGGGTCCCTTTGCAG GTAATCGATGCAGCGGTGGGGGACATAACGATCCTGGCAAAACGGGCAATGGATGTCTCGTTCACTGAGCCGATTCTCTCATCAAGCCTTGCAATGATGGTGCCCTTGAGACCCAACCACACGCCATGGATGCTCATAAAGCCATTCACGAGAGACGTGTGGTTCCTTATCCTTGCCACCCTGATCTACACCGCAGGCGTTTTGTGGTACCTCGAACGCGACAGTAATCCCGAGTTCCACGGCACTTGGTGCGTCCAGCTCGGAGCTGCGCTGTGGCTAATTTTCTCCACCATCTTCTTCGCCCATG GAAGGATCCACAGCTACTACACGAAAACGGTGATGGTTGTGTGGCTGCTTGTGGTCTTCATCTTGACATCCAGCTTCACAGCGAACCTCAGCTCCATACTAGTTACTGAGAAACTTGGAGCGGTGCCACCAGGAAGTAGGGTTGGCTATGATGGCAGCGCCTTTCTTCTCAAGTACGTGAAGGATGTGTTAGGCTACAAGGAAAGAAACATTGAGTGGATTAGATCACCAGAAGCCTTCAGCGAGGCCTTTAAGAGTAACAAGATATCAGCTGCCTACCTTGAGACGCCTTATATCAGGGTGTTCCTCTCCCGGTACAAGGATTTCACGGTCAGTGGGGAGACACACAGGCTGGGCGGCTTTGGCTTT GTGTTCCCCAAAGATTCTCCTCTGGCTGCTGACTTCTCCCAAGTCATACTGCAACTAGCAGAGAACGGGGCACTAAATAACCTAGAAAAGAAGTGGTTTTCGGTCGCCTTGTCCAGCTCTCCAACCCCAGACAACGACAGGAAAAAGGAGAGCCTAAGCTTGGACAGCTTTTGGGCACTCTTCCTGTTCACTGGTTGCACCTCGACCATTATCTTATTGGTCTTCAGTGCCCACTCATTTCTTCTGACTAGGgccagagcagcagcagcagtatccTTTGAGCCCCTAAGACAGAGTTTTAAGAAGGTTTGGACAGCAACTGCAAAACTCAATgaaaaaagagagttttaa
- the LOC135585865 gene encoding SCAR-like protein 2 isoform X1, protein MPLVRLQVRNEFRLGDAKLYEGGKSDKDDSKAILDGVAVAGLVGILRQLGDLTEFAADVFHDLHEQVTATAARGRKISTRIQNIEFALPFVEKAVKGQRSHIHFAYVAGSKWHARLQDEKSQLVPSELPYFMIESYEECREPPQLYLLDKFDHHGTGACLKRYSDPSYFRRAWAASETEKAEGLQREKVQKIQRKGSQPRIGEVQREAYISCKNSSTRFASPSIDGQSFTTEDASVHDAGLNSEFSSRSPSFGSRVREQTLDVNNSAVPGGLKDNEVSESEILCNHSDLNANGSHDISKGRLGDSSNQGSLHRSSAVRSYSVTWDEKTEIVKPRNSVSCDVTLINPVQDSESLQVDSEPQNQNHTKAGAFSQADILLDTGKVRVSLSGANCMDEVTSEAENHADARNTLESDAEKEVECQTKWEVNPPCDFGSQGMQPGNIRKQDRAAPNPSMVKLPNASQSSLKQDSSLMFMVLKPSGSSGHMPPPQETVDSSPNHEYSFGNNIHDNSEGKIDEGNRNSHLPESDIADSQIMMADKSRPKTSVACAPSIQLWANGGLFGVGASKPLFLGVMNNSSVDVTSGYRNCSSNLPNNILKTSKRINGSSTTSDAIFSFSESISRASKSAQKIDGESPVSRSLVQSNSSVNRFPARTNDLVQLNDSSKYPSSCHRNQQYDKDVKQKSQVPARSLSLGVCDMGRENHSIVTNVSSNRPVTTKNSAVVDGVPLSVVYKTKSQYHAYNQSTKGISSGFSEPGQRFLANSLETKGSIANTDGSVPSGDKRKSEDISRLNNRMKAPSEAASLAFFGQGIKKQFDGESLERSTSSTSYLPEQSSPPLEHMKISFQPMNGLETSKMKLKVLNGSLPETSEDSIFPAFQLIQGPVDSSPDNGSESDDDTFCISCPSSEDLFSPLTDANSELWDKDERSECEDHELCDVSPRISMLNASFSGYMKLEKVNQSMMDLESGLGRYGVGNTEGTFQDVATLKLPVRGSAVSLGNQQRRHDSSSDEPASVQMKTNGHLPPPPPLPPMKWRISKPSITSGGDEAANFTDNTNYLNGLQTPTSFSPHQQDQSAPRQPCDSDLMMSYSNKTQDQQKPNKQKNLREGASNKEVDLWGELLCQIRNKSYNLRCTSMSKISLQPQATSM, encoded by the exons ATTTGCTGcagatgtcttccatgacttgcaTGAACAAGTAACAGCTACAGCTGCAAGAGGGCGTAAAATATCTACAAGAATACAGAATATAGAATTTGCACTTCCATTCGTTGAGAAGGCTGTTAAAGGACAGAGAAGCCATATACATTTTGCATATGTTGCAG GTTCCAAATGGCATGCCCGTCTTCAAGATGAGAAAAGCCAACTTGTGCCCAGTGAGTTGCCATATTTTATGATTGAATCGTATGAAGAATGTCGTGAGCCACCACAGTTGTACTTGCTTGACAA ATTTGATCATCATGGTACTGGAGCTTGTCTGAAGAGATATTCAGATCCATCGTATTTTAGGAGGGCATGGGCTGCATCAGAAACAGAAAAAGCTGAAGGTCTACAAAGAGAAAAAGTTCAGAAAATCCAG AGGAAAGGATCACAACCTAGAATTGGAGAAGTTCAACGTGAAGCCTACATATCCTGCAAAAATAGCAG CACAAGGTTTGCATCCCCCAGCATTGATGGGCAAAGCTTTACAACTGAGGATGCATCAGTACATGATGCAGGACTAAATTCTGAATTTTCTAGTAGATCTCCATCTTTTGGTTCCAGGGTCAGGGAACAAACATTAGATGTAAATAATTCAGCAGTGCCTGGTGGGTTGAAAGACAATGAAGTGTCAGAATCTGAGATTCTGTGCAATCATAGTGATCTGAATGCAAATGGTTCACATGACATTTCAAAAGGGAGATTGGGTGATAGTTCTAATCAAGGTTCACTGCATAGGTCTAGTGCTGTCAGATCATATTCTGttacatgggatgaaaaaactgaaATAGTTAAACCTAGGAATTCTGTGTCATGTGATGTCACTCTTATTAATCCAGTTCAAGATTCAGAGTCTCTGCAAGTGGACTCTGAACCACAAAATCAGAACCATACTAAAGCTGGAGCATTCAGTCAAGCAGACATCTTGCTGGATACTGGTAAAGTACGGGTATCATTATCTGGTGCAAACTGCATGGATGAAGTCACTAGTGAAGCAGAAAACCATGCGGATGCACGCAATACCTTGGAGTCTGATGCGGAGAAAGAAGTTGAGTGCCAAACAAAATGGGAAGTGAATCCACCATGTGACTTTGGTTCTCAAGGAATGCAACCCGGAAATATAAGGAAACAGGACAGAGCTGCACCGAACCCTTCTATGGTCAAACTTCCTAATGCATCACAAAGTTCTTTGAAGCAAGATTCATCTTTAATGTTTATGGTATTAAAGCCTTCAGGCAGCTCAGGTCATATGCCGCCTCCTCAAGAAACTGTTGACTCTTCTCCAAATCATGAGTATTCCTTTGGAAATAATATTCATGATAATTCAGAAGGGAAAATTGATGAAGGCAACAGAAACAGTCACTTACCTGAGTCAGACATTGCTGATTCACAAATTATGATGGCAGACAAAAGTAGACCCAAGACATCTGTAGCTTGTGCACCTTCCATCCAACTTTGGGCAAATGGTGGTCTTTTTGGAGTTGGGGCTTCAAAACCTTTGTTTCTTGGGGTGATGAATAATTCTAGTGTAGATGTTACATCTGGTTATAGGAATTGCTCATCTAATTTACCAAATAACATTTTGAAGACTTCGAAGCGCATTAATGGATCATCGACCACATCAGATGCAATATTTTCATTCAGTGAATCTATATCAAGAGCTTCCAAATCTGCGCAGAAAATTGATGGAGAATCTCCTGTTTCAAGGTCCTTGGTCCAGAGCAATTCAAGTGTTAATCGGTTTCCAGCCAGAACTAATGATTTAGTTCAATTGAATGATTCCTCCAAATATCCTTCATCTTGCCATAGGAATCAACAATATGACAAGGATGTCAAGCAGAAGTCACAAGTCCCTGCACGATCCCTTTCATTAGGAGTATGTGATATGGGTCGAGAAAATCACTCAATTGTCACCAATGTAAGCTCCAACAGACCTGTTACAACCAAAAACAGTGCTGTTGTAGATGGTGTTCCTTTGTCTGTTGTCTATAAAACTAAGTCACAGTATCATGCATATAACCAAAGTACAAAGGGTATCTCATCAGGTTTTTCTGAACCTGGACAAAGGTTTCTTGCGAACTCACTTGAAACAAAGGGATCAATTGCCAATACTGATGGTTCTGTACCTTCTGGCGATAAAAGGAAATCAGAGGATATTTCACGCCTAAATAACCGCATGAAAGCACCAAGTGAAGCAGCTTCTCTGGCATTCTTTGGACAGGGCATCAAAAAGCAGTTTGATGGTGAGTCTTTGGAAAGGTCAACCTCTTCAACTTCATATTTACCGGAACAGTCTTCTCCACCTCTTGAACATATGAAAATCTCTTTTCAGCCTATGAATGGCCTGGAAACCTCCAAAATGAAACTTAAAGTTCTCAATGGCAGTCTCCCCGAGACCAGTGAGGACTCCATCTTTCCAGCATTTCAATTGATTCAGGGCCCAGTTGATTCATCACCAGATAATGGTTCAGAGTCAGATGACGATACATTTTGTATATCATGTCCTTCCTCAGAGGATCTCTTTAGCCCTCTCACAGACGCTAATTCTGAGCTGTGGGATAAAGATGAGAGAAGTGAATGTGAAGACCATGAGTTATGTGATGTCTCACCTAGAATTTCAATGTTGAATGCCTCTTTTTCTGGCTATATGAAATTAGAGAAAGTGAACCAATCCATGATGGATTTGGAAAGTGGATTGGGTCGTTATGGTGTTGGGAACACTGAAGGTACATTTCAAGATGTAGCAACTTTGAAGCTTCCTGTTCGAGGTTCTGCTGTATCCTTAGGGAATCAACAAAGAAGGCATGATTCTTCATCAGATGAACCAGCAAGTGTTCAGATGAAAACAAATGGCCATCTGCCACCACCTCCACCACTTCCTCCAATGAAGTGGAGGATATCAAAGCCATCAATTACTTCAGGAGGAGATGAGGCTGCTAACTTCACTGACAACACCAATTATCTAAATGGTCTACAAACTCCTACATCTTTTTCTCCTCATCAACAAGATCAGAGTGCACCAAGACAACCATGTGATTCTGACCTGATGATGTCATACTCTAACAAAACA CAAGATCAGCAGAAGCCAAATAAGCAGAAAAATCTGAGAGAAGGTGCCAGTAACAAAGAAGTCGACTTATGGGGAGAATTGCTTTGTCAAATCAGGAACAAG TCATATAATCTGAGATGTACTTCAATGTCAAAGATAAGTCTTCAACCACAGGCTACATCAATGTAA